A portion of the Betta splendens chromosome 2, fBetSpl5.4, whole genome shotgun sequence genome contains these proteins:
- the LOC114869425 gene encoding DNA damage-inducible transcript 4-like protein, translating into MVATSTLKTKGGDCISDQVERKQEADGREKDLDLWAPCLAEPHWTQDRTCQHLATLLESCLSRAKKTTLHCSSVLVPEKLTRRVAREVLRLAAGEPCGLRGCVLYVHLELDRGCRRLERVVCDAGVVPTFELTLVLKQDGAAWPSLRDVFLLGSCFAPTFRHALKLSPGFRLMKKKLYSSSAGTVVEEC; encoded by the exons ATGGTGGCCACGAGCACGCTGAAGACCAAAGGTGGCGACTGCATCTCGGATCAGGTGGAGCGGAAGCAGGAGGCGGACGGTCGCGAGAAAG ACCTGGACCTCTGGGCCCCCTGCCTGGCCGAGCCCCACTGGACCCAGGACCGGACCTGTCAGCACCTGGCCACGCTGCTGGAGAGCTGCCTGTCCCGCGCCAAGAAGACCACGCTGCACTGCTCCTCGGTGCTGGTTCCGGAGAAGCTGACCCGGCGGGTCGCCCGCGAGGTTCTGCGGCTGGCGGCCGGCGAGCCCTGCGGCCTGCGCGGCTGCGTGCTCTacgtccacctggagctggaccGGGGCTGCCGGCGCCTGGAGCGCGTGGTGTGCGACGCCGGCGTGGTGCCCACCTTCGAGCTGACGCTGGTGCTGAAGCAGGACGGCGCCGCCTGGCCCAGTCTCAGGGACGTGTTCCTCCTGGGCTCCTGCTTCGCCCCCACCTTCAGACACGCACTCAAACTGAGCCCGGGGTTCCGGCTCATGAAGAAGAAGCTGTACTCCTCCTCGGCCggtaccgtggtggaggagtgctga